From a region of the Zerene cesonia ecotype Mississippi chromosome 11, Zerene_cesonia_1.1, whole genome shotgun sequence genome:
- the LOC119830290 gene encoding E3 ubiquitin-protein ligase LRSAM1-like: MGCAASGVSRTIMLFNKSAHNSQDARAILERKLYIAKESPEPDFDLSGCSLRQLPSGIFSICKVFRKDYLYLQNNRLKSLHEGGQLSDLYLIKTLNISYNCFTHLPKNIRFLSSLTELHLNNNLFEQIPDEIKFLVALKVLDLSANKLKVLNPSLGNLKSLRKLNITENKDLKEICVELCHASNLISIELDYNQYVMPPATVAIKGTEEIMKFLCKEANVDYIPPLPPETEVSTVGGPNKILDPFTKQKITWEEQEEAMKNSEKKIQIANQQQREKVLSNLLKDQISLDIEIARVQEYREIEKQKLIQTIQKEEKDIECLINNFVAYDRCKPEVIQQQHAHEQLEHDRLLEITRQNYDNIKKCDILKAMENLLEDNYSMIKHKMFYKDNLNNVKQSLLNQETEIDGKLAELLSAKDHSREALVQQLLEDQDVQKAMVSSLLDQVDARSWSLNQEISFISSHLAKLSVIEQEKKKMHVMYNYNELLNQRIQLVHLLDDLFDQRNKRRKQLLETLNEAENESDYKADFWLRSYQKLLDTAPRSLLSAGKTLDPVLANYLLQEGVIHCLPFLVRFIFSNKSLLNINQEDLLKCGVSLTTDRENILKAIQLYSDFKNENCNMPQTVAGASAPPADEDTHLGVLDSDESLNDDGECVICMENKSQVVFVPCGHMCCCEICSHKDISTCPMCRTHIERIIKVVVS; this comes from the coding sequence atggGTTGCGCTGCTTCGGGCGTTAGCCGAacgataatgttatttaataaaagcgcACATAATTCACAAGATGCCAGGGCCATATTGGaaagaaaattgtatatagCTAAGGAATCTCCTGAACCTGATTTTGATTTATCAGGATGTAGTCTTCGACAGCTGCCCTCtggaatattttcaatatgcaAAGTATTTCGAAAAGACtatctttatttacaaaataatcgGCTGAAATCCTTACATGAAGGAGGTCAACTTTCAGATTTGTATTTGatcaaaactttaaatataagctACAACTGTTTTACTCATTTACCAAAGAACATTCGTTTTCTTTCAAGTCTTACTGAACTTCATCTAAACAATAATCTATTTGAGCAAATACcagatgaaattaaatttctagtAGCACTTAAAGTATTAGATTTATCAGCGAATAAACTCAAAGTGTTAAATCCTAGTCTTGGCAATTTAAAGTCATTAAGGAAACTGAACATTActgaaaataaagatttgaAAGAAATATGTGTAGAGCTTTGCCATGCCTCAAATTTGATATCAATTGAATTGGATTACAATCAATATGTTATGCCTCCTGCTACAGTAGCTATAAAAGGCACAGAAGAGATAATGAAGTTTCTTTGTAAGGAAGCAAATGTTGACTATATCCCACCATTACCTCCAGAAACAGAGGTTTCAACAGTAGGTGGCCCTAACAAAATACTTGACccttttacaaaacaaaaaataacatgggAGGAACAAGAAGAAGCTATGAAAAACAGTGAAAAGAAAATCCAAATAGCTAATCAACAGCAAAGAGAAAAAGTTTTGTCAAATCTTCTAAAAGATCAGATTAGTTTAGACATAGAAATTGCAAGAGTTCAAGAGTATagagaaatagaaaaacagaAACTCATTCAGACAAtacaaaaagaagaaaaagacattgaatgtttaataaataattttgtggcATATGATAGATGTAAACCTGAAGTCATTCAACAGCAACATGCTCATGAACAGTTGGAACATGATCGATTATTGGAAATAACTAgacaaaattatgataatatcaaaaaatgtgatattttaaaagcaatggAAAATCTTTTAGAAGATAACTATTCCATGATTAAACATAAGATGTTTTATaaggataatttaaataatgttaaacaaaGTCTTTTAAATCAGGAGACTGAGATTGATGGGAAATTAGCTGAGTTGTTAAGTGCAAAGGACCACTCTAGGGAAGCCCTTGTGCAGCAGCTTTTGGAAGATCAAGATGTACAAAAGGCAATGGTATCTTCTTTGCTTGATCAAGTAGATGCAAGGAGTTGGAGTCTGAATCAagaaatatcttttatttcatcCCATTTAGCAAAATTGAGTGTTATTGaacaagaaaagaaaaaaatgcatgTAATGTACAACTACAATGAACTTCTTAATCAAAGAATACAACTAGTTCATTTGCTAGATGATCTGTTTGaccaaagaaataaaagaaggAAACAGTTACTGGAAACTTTGAATGAGGCTGAAAATGAAAGTGATTATAAAGCAGATTTTTGGCTGAGGAGTTATCAGAAACTATTGGATACTGCCCCAAGATCTTTGCTCAGCGCTGGTAAGACATTGGATCCAGTTTTGGCTAACTACCTATTACAAGAGGGTGTAATTCATTGTCTACCATTTCTGGTGCGAttcatattttctaataagtctttattaaatattaaccaaGAAGATTTGCTGAAGTGTGGTGTATCATTGACTACAGATCGTGAGAATATACTAAAAGCCATACAACTTTattccgattttaaaaatgaaaactgcAATATGCCCCAAACAGTAGCAGGGGCAAGTGCTCCCCCTGCTGATGAGGATACTCATTTGGGGGTTCTTGATTCGGATGAAAGTTTGAATGATGATGGTGAGTGTGTTATTTGCATGGAAAATAAATCCCAAGTTGTATTTGTGCCTTGTGGTCATATGTGTTGCTGTGAGATATGTTCTCATAA
- the LOC119830447 gene encoding uncharacterized protein LOC119830447, translated as MKWINCVVLLCVFVIKCESMSDSEIEDFENFLKETSQLDQNLKSNPEADFDEDEPASDNAWEESGKFEGDLILNDRQRRMIVTNVVEGLARNGLADSTKRWPNNEVIYFIQREHFNLDQVQAIEDGIADLAQASCVKFTPYKKGDRDAVVIQGSRRGCFSQVGYQGGYQVLNLSGRHPAGRGCFRHGTVVHELLHTLGFYHMQSSPDRDDFIDVLWENIIQTTRHNFRKYNSFAVSDFGVGYDYESVLHYSRKAFSVNGKDTLVPKQRGAEIGQRIGLSQKDTQKLNKMYCDADSDRFLDSDSSKIPLAAKKPDKNKPFEGRGIGYHQGKAVAIKLPAAQTYNLHDFSNIDKFNDFSKTKESVPPMSVHGFGVIKEINDIYSMPHYSHNEERIPSAMLVVTGNKDDNEYQDGVYEFTTDISNNMNPSDARKLDNGRSAGHIAHDYNSPDLIQYHDQYQPYTVKHSNNNQANEYTNKQNEHANAFHMDQDLLQHMKNKYNDNRYKHDQGNIHALQSTRNKSPYYDNTDKNENYDNNYKYYGHNHHNDGYNPYDDIPAIPNLNILNNSKESQLPLPTKWLNSNKKFQELYRPYVKEIYLDDR; from the exons gTAACCCTGAAGCAGACTTCGATGAAGACGAACCAGCGTCGGATAATGCATGGGAAGAAAGCGGGAAATTTGAAGGAGATCTTATCTTAAATGATCGACAACGGCGCATGATTGTCACTAACGTTGTAGAGGGTCTCGCTCGGAATGGTCTAGCGGATAGCACCAAACGGTGGCCTAATaatgaagttatttattttattcaacgaGAACATTTTA atctAGATCAGGTACAGGCTATAGAAGACGGTATTGCTGATTTAGCTCAAGCGTCGTGTGTAAAGTTTACTCCTTACAAGAAAGGCGATCGTGATGCTGTTGTTATTCAG GGCAGTAGACGCGGCTGCTTCTCTCAAGTCGGCTATCAAGGGGGCTACCAGGTTCTAAACTTGTCTGGTCGGCATCCAGCTGGACGTGGATGTTTTCGACACGGAACTGTTGTACACGAACTCCTTCATACCCTTGGCTTCTATCACATGCAGAGCAGCCCCGATAGGGATGACTTCATCGATGTGTTGTGGGAAAACATTATACaaa CGACAAGACACAATTTTCGCAAATACAACTCGTTTGCGGTGTCCGACTTTGGCGTGGGTTACGACTACGAAAGTGTTCTGCATTATAGCCGAAAAGCTTTCTCTGTCAATGGAAAAGACACACTCGTGCCAAAACAG AGGGGAGCTGAAATCGGTCAGAGGATTGGCCTGTCGCAGAAGGACACACAAAAGCTAAACAAAATGTACTGTGATGCGGATTCCGATCGGTTTTTAGATAGCGATTCCTCTAAAATACCCCTAGCTGCAAAGAAACCTGACAAAAATAAACCTTTCGAGGGACGTGGAATAGGATATCATCAAGGTAAAGCCGTAGCTATAAAGCTACCTGCAGCACAAACATATAATTTGCATGACTTTTCCAACATTGATAAGTTTAATGATTTTAGTAAAACGAAAGAAAGTGTGCCTCCAATGTCTGTTCATGGATTTGGAGTTATTAaggaaataaatgatatatattctATGCCTCACTATTCACACAATGAAGAAAGGATTCCTAGTGCAATGCTTGTTGTCACAGGAAACAAAGATGACAATGAATACCAAGATGGTGTATATGAGTTCACTACTGACATAAGCAATAATATGAACCCATCTGACGCTCGTAAATTAGATAACGGTCGGAGTGCAGGTCATATAGCACATGACTATAATTCGCCggatttaatacaatatcacGATCAATACCAACCATACACAGTTAAGCATTCTAATAACAATCAGGCAAATGAATACACAAATAAGCAAAATGAACACGCAAATGCTTTTCATATGGATCAAGATTTGCTTCaacacatgaaaaataaatataatgataatagatataaacatGATCAAGGAAACATTCATGCATTGCAGTCTACACGCAACAAAAGTCCATATTATGATAACACCGATAAAAACGAAaactatgataataattataaatattatggtcATAATCACCATAATGATGGCTATAATCCATATGATGATATACCAGCCATAccaaacttaaatatattaaataattccaaaGAGTCCCAGCTGCCATTGCCAACAAAATGGTTAAATTCTAACAAAAAGTTTCAAGAACTATATCGTCCTtatgttaaagaaatatatttagatgatagataa